In the genome of Bacillus sp. S3, one region contains:
- the leuS gene encoding leucine--tRNA ligase → MSFDHQQIEKKWQQKWETEKTFKTSEEYDKRKFYALDMFPYPSGAGLHVGHPEGYTATDILSRMKRMQGYNVLHPMGWDAFGLPAEQYALDTGNDPAEFTEQNINTFRRQIKALGFSYDWDREVNTTDPEYYKWTQWIFLKLWEKGLAYIDEVAVNWCPALGTVLANEEVIDGKSERGGHPVERRPMKQWMLKITAYGDRLLEDLEELDWPESLKEMQRNWIGRSEGAEVTFAIDGHDETFTVFTTRPDTLFGATYAVLAPEHAFVDKITTAEQRAAVEAYLDKVKTKSDLERTDLAKEKTGVFTGAYAINPVNGENIPIWIADYVLVSYGTGAIMAVPAHDERDYDFAKEFGLPIIPVVAGGDVEKEVYTGDGEHINSDFLNGLNKEDAITKMISWLEEKGIGTKKVTFRLRDWLFSRQRYWGEPIPIIHWEDGTMTAVPEDQLPLMLPKTKDIKPSGTGESPLAIIADWVNVVDPATGKKGRRETNTMPQWAGSCWYYLRYIDPKNSEALASAEKLNHWLPVDIYIGGAEHAVLHLLYARFWHKFLYDIGVVPTKEPFQKLFNQGMILGEGNEKMSKSKGNVVNPDDIIDSHGADTLRLYEMFMGPLDASIAWSTNGLDGSRRFLDRIWRLFVEENGELNSKIQPNEEASTLEKVYHQTVKKVTEDYEGLRFNTAISQMMVFINEAYKSTVLPKDYVEGFVKMLAPVCPHIAEELWGKLGHSGTISYEAWPAYDEAKLVDDEVEIVIQVNGKVKTKLKVPTDASKEALEGIAMDDDRVKEQIEGKTIRKVITVPGKLVNIVAN, encoded by the coding sequence ATGAGTTTCGACCATCAGCAAATCGAAAAAAAATGGCAACAGAAATGGGAAACAGAAAAAACATTCAAAACAAGTGAAGAATATGATAAACGCAAGTTCTACGCTCTAGATATGTTCCCGTATCCATCAGGTGCAGGACTCCATGTAGGTCATCCGGAAGGCTACACAGCAACAGATATACTATCTCGTATGAAGCGGATGCAGGGATATAATGTCCTTCATCCAATGGGCTGGGATGCTTTCGGACTGCCGGCAGAGCAGTACGCATTAGATACTGGTAACGATCCGGCGGAGTTTACCGAGCAAAATATTAACACCTTCCGCAGACAAATTAAAGCACTTGGATTCTCCTATGATTGGGATCGGGAAGTCAATACGACAGACCCTGAGTACTATAAATGGACACAGTGGATTTTCTTAAAGCTTTGGGAAAAAGGACTTGCCTATATTGATGAGGTAGCTGTAAACTGGTGCCCTGCATTAGGAACCGTTCTTGCCAACGAAGAGGTCATTGATGGCAAGAGTGAACGCGGCGGCCATCCGGTTGAACGCCGTCCGATGAAGCAATGGATGTTAAAAATCACTGCTTACGGGGACCGTTTATTAGAAGACTTAGAAGAGCTTGATTGGCCAGAAAGCTTGAAAGAAATGCAGCGCAATTGGATTGGCCGTTCTGAAGGAGCTGAAGTAACCTTCGCGATCGATGGACATGATGAAACCTTCACTGTTTTCACCACACGTCCGGATACCTTATTCGGTGCAACTTATGCTGTATTGGCGCCGGAACATGCCTTTGTTGATAAAATAACAACTGCTGAGCAACGCGCTGCTGTTGAAGCCTATTTAGATAAAGTGAAAACAAAGAGCGACCTTGAGCGTACAGACCTTGCGAAAGAGAAAACAGGTGTATTTACCGGAGCATATGCCATCAATCCGGTAAATGGTGAAAATATACCAATCTGGATTGCAGACTATGTATTAGTCAGCTACGGAACAGGTGCAATTATGGCAGTACCTGCCCACGATGAACGTGACTATGATTTTGCCAAAGAATTCGGTCTGCCAATTATACCGGTTGTTGCCGGCGGCGACGTTGAGAAAGAAGTATATACCGGAGATGGTGAACATATCAACTCCGACTTCTTAAATGGGTTAAATAAAGAAGACGCAATTACTAAAATGATTTCCTGGTTAGAGGAAAAAGGCATTGGAACGAAAAAGGTAACCTTCCGTTTACGTGATTGGCTGTTCAGCCGCCAGCGTTACTGGGGCGAACCAATTCCAATTATCCATTGGGAAGATGGCACGATGACAGCTGTTCCTGAAGATCAACTTCCATTGATGCTGCCAAAAACGAAAGATATCAAACCGTCCGGTACAGGTGAATCACCACTTGCTATTATTGCAGACTGGGTAAATGTCGTGGATCCGGCAACAGGCAAAAAAGGCCGCCGTGAAACGAATACAATGCCGCAATGGGCCGGCAGCTGCTGGTACTATTTACGTTATATCGATCCAAAGAACAGCGAAGCATTGGCTTCAGCTGAAAAATTAAATCACTGGCTGCCGGTTGATATTTACATTGGCGGTGCTGAACATGCTGTACTTCACTTGCTATATGCCCGTTTCTGGCATAAATTCTTGTATGATATCGGAGTCGTTCCGACAAAAGAACCATTCCAAAAGCTATTTAACCAGGGGATGATTTTAGGCGAAGGCAATGAAAAAATGAGTAAGTCTAAAGGAAATGTGGTCAATCCTGATGATATCATCGACAGTCATGGCGCCGACACACTTCGCTTATATGAAATGTTTATGGGCCCACTTGATGCCTCGATTGCCTGGTCAACTAACGGTCTAGATGGCTCACGTCGCTTCCTTGACCGGATATGGCGCTTATTTGTGGAGGAAAACGGTGAATTAAATTCGAAAATCCAGCCAAATGAAGAAGCTTCTACCTTGGAAAAAGTGTACCACCAAACGGTGAAAAAGGTTACCGAGGATTATGAAGGGTTACGCTTCAATACGGCGATTTCACAAATGATGGTATTCATTAATGAAGCCTATAAATCAACTGTTCTTCCAAAGGATTATGTTGAAGGTTTTGTAAAAATGCTTGCACCTGTTTGCCCGCATATTGCTGAAGAGCTGTGGGGAAAACTAGGTCACAGCGGAACCATCTCGTACGAAGCTTGGCCTGCATATGATGAGGCGAAATTAGTCGATGATGAAGTTGAAATTGTCATCCAAGTAAACGGTAAGGTAAAGACAAAGCTTAAGGTTCCAACGGATGCCAGCAAAGAAGCATTGGAAGGGATCGCAATGGACGATGACCGGGTAAAGGAACAAATTGAAGGAAAAACAATTCGTAAAGTGATTACAGTACCAGGTAAGTTAGTAAATATCGTTGCGAATTAA
- a CDS encoding MDR family MFS transporter, producing MPRALWLLIIGMAVNVIGSSFLWPLNTIYIHNHLGKSLSVAGIVLMLNSGASVIGNLYGGHLFDKIGGYKSILLGIGISLLALIGLSIWHDWPQYVVFLTIAGFGAGIIFPSMYAMAGSVWKEGGRKSFNAIYVAQNLGVAVGASLGGIVADYSFQLIFLANTIMYVVFLLIAIFGYKGITVEHASHNHIEKTMTPIKNKVNLHALLIICSGYLLCWVSYSQWTTTIASYTQEINISMTHYSLLWTINGAIIVLGQPLLNGILKYLSASLKLQILIGIGIFIVSFLVAGKANAFSGFLVAMIILTVGEMFIWPAVPTIAFDLAPKGREGFYQGIVNSTATGGRMIGPLLGGIIVDLYNMSALFILLIGLFLIAIITTLIYDHGIKRKLVSGTVRGQM from the coding sequence ATGCCACGTGCCTTATGGCTTTTAATCATCGGGATGGCAGTGAATGTAATAGGCTCTTCTTTTTTATGGCCTTTAAATACAATTTATATTCACAATCATTTAGGAAAATCCTTATCCGTAGCCGGGATTGTCCTCATGCTCAACTCGGGAGCAAGCGTTATTGGAAATCTCTATGGCGGCCATTTATTTGATAAAATTGGCGGCTATAAATCTATTCTTTTGGGAATTGGTATTTCCCTCTTGGCCCTTATAGGCTTATCCATTTGGCATGATTGGCCGCAATACGTCGTTTTTCTAACCATTGCTGGCTTTGGCGCAGGAATTATTTTTCCATCCATGTATGCAATGGCGGGATCGGTTTGGAAAGAGGGCGGGCGGAAATCATTTAATGCCATTTATGTTGCACAAAATCTCGGGGTAGCCGTTGGTGCGTCACTTGGCGGCATCGTAGCTGATTACTCCTTCCAATTAATCTTCTTAGCGAATACCATCATGTATGTTGTCTTCTTACTAATTGCTATTTTTGGATATAAGGGAATCACGGTAGAACATGCATCACACAACCATATCGAAAAAACAATGACTCCAATAAAAAACAAAGTGAATTTACATGCCTTGTTAATTATTTGTTCGGGTTATTTGCTATGCTGGGTTTCTTACAGTCAATGGACAACAACGATTGCATCTTACACGCAAGAAATAAACATCTCAATGACTCACTATAGTTTATTATGGACGATAAACGGGGCCATTATCGTCCTCGGGCAGCCGCTTTTGAATGGGATACTTAAATATCTATCTGCTTCTCTTAAGTTGCAAATCCTAATTGGAATAGGGATCTTCATCGTTTCATTTTTAGTTGCAGGTAAAGCGAATGCATTTTCAGGCTTCCTCGTAGCAATGATAATCCTAACAGTCGGCGAAATGTTCATCTGGCCTGCCGTTCCTACCATTGCTTTTGATTTAGCCCCTAAGGGAAGAGAAGGCTTTTATCAAGGAATCGTCAACAGCACCGCAACCGGTGGCAGAATGATTGGCCCATTACTAGGCGGAATAATTGTAGACCTATACAACATGTCAGCACTATTTATCCTATTAATCGGACTTTTCCTAATCGCCATCATAACCACACTTATCTATGATCATGGAATAAAAAGGAAATTGGTGTCAGGCACCGTTCGTGGACAAATGTAG
- a CDS encoding ammonia-forming cytochrome c nitrite reductase subunit c552, with protein sequence MGRFRYGAFLLLLALVLIITGCGKDSSDKTASAAGKKTTGLSTDEISNEAFKDLFPLQYNSYKKNEKMEDTKYNGSVKRSKYDPDKEPLLPILFNGYGFATEYNEDRGHTYALEDIRNVKRITDKSVGSCYTCKSTAVPKMIEEMGDSYWGANFNKDIWPKGEAMGHSPIGCSDCHDPKTMDLRVTRPSLFKALEAKGVDVSKPTKNEMRSYVCGQCHDEYYFAANNSEVTYPWTKGFKPEEMYEYYNTIAKENGFEKDWISNISGTPMLKAQHPEFETHSSGTHGKANVSCADCHMPYERVDGKRKISSHWWTSPLKTMQTSCGQCHGDRDLDKLKDRVLEIQEANVSGLHDAQDISTSAHYYVNKMITSGVSQEKIKEAQEFVRKGQWFWDIIAAENSSGFHNPQGSMDSLRISIEQSSKAIRLATEELVKKGVNMEELDQEIEKAKKAVADEKVNEKKKDQAVNSYFPAQAPVVPATPKK encoded by the coding sequence ATGGGAAGGTTCCGATATGGGGCATTTCTTCTTCTATTGGCATTAGTGCTGATTATTACTGGCTGCGGCAAGGACTCCAGCGATAAAACCGCTTCGGCAGCAGGTAAGAAGACGACAGGCCTTTCAACAGATGAAATAAGCAATGAAGCATTTAAAGACTTATTTCCGCTTCAATATAACAGTTATAAGAAAAATGAAAAGATGGAAGATACAAAATACAATGGTTCAGTAAAACGCAGTAAGTACGATCCGGATAAGGAACCACTATTGCCAATTCTTTTCAATGGCTATGGATTTGCGACAGAATACAATGAAGACCGCGGCCATACTTACGCGTTAGAAGATATCCGCAATGTTAAAAGGATTACCGATAAGTCAGTCGGTTCCTGTTATACATGTAAATCAACGGCCGTGCCAAAAATGATTGAAGAAATGGGCGACAGCTACTGGGGCGCTAATTTTAACAAAGATATTTGGCCAAAAGGTGAAGCAATGGGTCACTCGCCAATCGGCTGCTCTGATTGCCATGATCCAAAAACAATGGATTTACGGGTTACCCGTCCAAGTCTTTTTAAAGCATTGGAAGCTAAGGGTGTTGATGTGTCAAAACCAACGAAAAATGAAATGCGCAGCTATGTTTGCGGCCAGTGCCATGATGAATATTACTTTGCTGCTAATAATAGCGAAGTTACCTACCCATGGACAAAAGGCTTTAAACCTGAAGAAATGTATGAATACTATAACACGATTGCCAAAGAAAATGGTTTTGAAAAAGACTGGATCAGTAATATTTCAGGAACGCCAATGTTAAAAGCACAGCATCCTGAATTTGAAACCCATTCATCGGGTACACATGGTAAAGCAAATGTCTCCTGTGCCGATTGCCATATGCCATATGAACGTGTTGATGGAAAAAGAAAGATTTCGTCACACTGGTGGACTTCACCGCTTAAAACAATGCAAACTTCTTGCGGCCAGTGCCATGGTGACCGTGATTTAGACAAATTAAAAGACCGTGTGCTTGAAATTCAGGAAGCAAACGTAAGCGGATTACATGATGCCCAAGATATTTCTACGTCTGCCCATTATTATGTAAACAAAATGATTACTTCAGGTGTAAGCCAAGAAAAGATTAAAGAGGCACAGGAATTTGTCCGTAAAGGTCAATGGTTCTGGGATATCATCGCGGCTGAAAACTCTTCAGGCTTCCACAATCCACAAGGATCCATGGATTCCTTAAGGATTTCGATTGAACAGTCTAGTAAAGCGATACGCCTCGCAACAGAAGAGCTTGTGAAAAAAGGAGTCAACATGGAAGAGCTTGATCAGGAAATTGAAAAAGCGAAAAAAGCTGTAGCTGATGAGAAAGTGAATGAGAAGAAAAAGGATCAGGCAGTTAACAGCTATTTCCCTGCCCAGGCACCAGTCGTACCAGCGACACCAAAAAAATAG
- a CDS encoding NapC/NirT family cytochrome c: MFKKLLKMNKKFLVVLALLIGVFLSFSTVKTMAYLDSPGFCQNCHTMKSVYTSFVDSTHAELQCNDCHLPHKSEVGKLFFKGRAGMTHIYFNTLGTEDIPDVIGATERTKAIMDDNCISCHKSTVDNVSHDAKDSCISCHKTVPHGKGFKDDHYNKPPVSGELLENKGGF; the protein is encoded by the coding sequence ATGTTCAAAAAGCTTCTAAAGATGAACAAAAAGTTTTTAGTTGTGTTAGCCCTGCTGATTGGCGTGTTTTTATCATTTTCAACAGTAAAAACAATGGCATATTTGGATTCCCCGGGTTTTTGTCAAAACTGTCATACGATGAAATCCGTTTATACTTCATTCGTCGATTCGACACATGCAGAATTGCAGTGTAATGACTGTCATCTGCCGCATAAGAGTGAAGTCGGGAAATTATTTTTCAAAGGCCGTGCCGGGATGACCCATATTTATTTCAACACACTTGGTACTGAGGATATACCAGATGTGATTGGGGCAACAGAGAGGACAAAGGCGATCATGGACGACAACTGTATTTCATGTCACAAAAGTACGGTTGACAATGTCTCGCATGATGCAAAGGACAGTTGTATCTCCTGTCACAAAACAGTACCACACGGGAAAGGCTTTAAAGATGACCACTATAATAAGCCACCTGTATCAGGAGAATTATTAGAAAATAAGGGAGGATTTTAA
- a CDS encoding glycogen biosynthesis protein GlgD, protein MKKRSKQQNPEQKTRNGSNNQDVELGQDIDLVKQAKKKYEKSGGQPVKSKMHQE, encoded by the coding sequence GTGAAAAAACGTTCAAAGCAGCAAAACCCTGAACAAAAAACAAGAAATGGAAGTAATAACCAAGATGTCGAACTAGGTCAGGATATTGATCTTGTAAAACAGGCAAAAAAGAAATACGAAAAGTCTGGCGGCCAGCCGGTAAAATCTAAAATGCATCAAGAATAA
- a CDS encoding YtzC family protein: MATRDSMDNLMQQVEDTIRYAEEQFKQSSLQEHYNDDNYTTALQQLEDTYQDIAKMALSANSQQREQLHRMRLQLQHLQNSMILEGH; the protein is encoded by the coding sequence ATGGCTACTCGCGACTCAATGGATAATTTAATGCAGCAAGTGGAGGACACCATTCGTTATGCGGAGGAACAATTTAAACAAAGCAGCCTTCAAGAGCATTATAATGACGATAATTATACAACTGCACTGCAACAGCTAGAGGATACCTATCAGGATATTGCCAAAATGGCTCTAAGTGCGAATTCGCAGCAGCGGGAACAACTTCATCGAATGAGACTGCAGCTTCAGCATTTACAAAACTCAATGATATTAGAAGGGCATTAA
- a CDS encoding TIGR01212 family radical SAM protein (This family includes YhcC from E. coli K-12, an uncharacterized radical SAM protein.) has translation MLQTKPFLYASDDKRYHTWNYHLRQEFGHKVFKVALDGGFDCPNRDGTVAHGGCTFCSASGSGDFAGNRVETLETQFNEIKAKMHTKWKDGKYMAYFQAFTNTHAPLDVIRKKYETVLKQEDVVGLSIATRPDCLPDDVVEYLAELNERTYLWVELGLQTVHERTALLINRAHDFQCYVEGVNKLRKHGIRICSHIINGLPLESYEMMMETTREVAKLDVQGIKIHLLHLLKGTPMVKQYEKGMLEFLTKEDYVNLVCDQLEILPPEMIVHRITGDGPIDLMVGPMWSVNKWEVLNAIDAELKRRNSWQGKYYQGALNQ, from the coding sequence ATGCTTCAGACAAAACCTTTTCTATATGCATCAGATGATAAACGTTACCATACATGGAATTACCACCTTCGACAGGAATTTGGCCATAAGGTGTTTAAAGTCGCGCTAGACGGGGGCTTTGACTGTCCGAATCGTGACGGTACAGTGGCACATGGCGGCTGTACGTTCTGCAGCGCATCTGGTTCGGGCGATTTTGCGGGGAACCGTGTAGAGACCCTGGAAACACAATTCAACGAGATTAAAGCAAAAATGCATACGAAATGGAAAGACGGTAAATATATGGCCTATTTCCAGGCTTTTACGAATACCCATGCACCTCTGGATGTTATCCGCAAAAAATATGAAACCGTCCTTAAACAAGAAGATGTTGTGGGATTGTCAATCGCAACCCGTCCTGATTGCCTGCCTGATGATGTGGTTGAATATTTAGCAGAATTAAATGAACGCACTTATTTATGGGTTGAACTTGGACTTCAAACAGTTCACGAACGCACAGCACTACTCATTAACCGTGCCCACGATTTTCAATGTTACGTTGAGGGGGTCAACAAATTAAGAAAGCACGGAATACGTATTTGTTCGCATATCATTAATGGCCTGCCGCTTGAATCGTATGAGATGATGATGGAAACGACACGTGAAGTGGCTAAATTAGACGTCCAAGGGATTAAAATCCACCTGCTTCACCTATTAAAAGGTACACCAATGGTGAAGCAGTATGAAAAAGGCATGCTTGAATTTCTCACCAAAGAGGACTATGTAAACTTAGTATGCGACCAATTGGAAATTTTACCGCCAGAAATGATTGTCCATCGGATTACCGGTGACGGACCGATTGACTTGATGGTCGGCCCGATGTGGAGTGTGAATAAGTGGGAAGTATTGAATGCCATCGATGCGGAACTGAAGCGAAGAAACAGCTGGCAGGGTAAATATTATCAAGGGGCATTGAACCAATGA
- a CDS encoding class I SAM-dependent methyltransferase, whose protein sequence is MKMERILPFAKSLLEKAVKAGGVAVDATVGNGYDTVFLADLVGKTGKVYGFDVQEEAIATTKERLIQHGLSERVTVFHSGHEQLSVRIPTEHQEKIAGAIFNLGYLPGSDKTIVTRPETTIAAIEQLLAIMAPEGIIVLVIYHGHEQGAAERDSILQYCRQLDQKKAHVLQYQFINQQNNPPFIVAIEKR, encoded by the coding sequence ATGAAAATGGAACGTATTCTTCCCTTTGCAAAAAGTTTACTCGAAAAAGCGGTAAAAGCTGGTGGGGTTGCAGTAGATGCAACTGTTGGAAATGGCTATGACACCGTTTTTTTAGCGGACCTCGTTGGTAAAACTGGTAAAGTCTATGGCTTTGACGTTCAGGAAGAGGCGATCGCAACAACGAAAGAGCGGTTGATACAGCATGGCCTGTCAGAGCGGGTAACCGTATTTCATTCAGGTCATGAGCAGCTTTCCGTAAGGATTCCTACTGAACACCAAGAAAAAATAGCAGGAGCGATTTTTAACCTTGGATACTTGCCCGGCAGTGATAAAACGATTGTAACCCGGCCTGAGACGACAATAGCTGCTATCGAGCAGTTATTAGCGATAATGGCACCTGAAGGGATCATTGTCCTTGTCATTTACCACGGGCACGAACAGGGTGCAGCAGAACGGGATTCTATCCTCCAATACTGCCGGCAATTAGATCAAAAAAAAGCTCATGTGCTACAGTATCAATTTATTAATCAGCAAAATAACCCACCGTTCATTGTTGCAATTGAAAAGAGATAA
- a CDS encoding tetraprenyl-beta-curcumene synthase family protein, whose protein sequence is MKPITLMSRVYRKIIPAVHQELAYWRSRAEKIPNAELRNQALASIEHKTFHCEGGAILALTAGKDYKKAVKFIVAYQTISDYLDNLCDRSTSLDPNDFAALHESMSDALVLNIEEKNYYRLRADQNDDQYLHDLSATCRSVLRELKHYDVIKDYLLELCQYYCDLQIHKHVVKEERVPRLEKWFHRYQDELPEMEWYEFSACSGSTLGIFCLISYAMREDFKVSDAENIRKGYFPYIQGLHILLDYFIDQEEDIAGGDLNFCSYYKSEETLFNRLKHFVLEADKHTEYLPHKKFHQLINRGLLGIYLSDSKVRKQKNVRKLAKGIIKSGGWISYFFYFNGLAYRSFQKSVPSFVTRLLAK, encoded by the coding sequence AGCCGGGCTGAAAAAATTCCGAATGCTGAACTAAGAAATCAGGCTCTTGCCAGTATTGAGCACAAAACCTTTCATTGTGAAGGTGGGGCCATCCTAGCGCTCACGGCTGGTAAGGATTATAAAAAGGCAGTCAAATTTATCGTTGCCTATCAAACGATTAGCGATTACTTGGATAACCTCTGCGATCGGAGTACTTCTCTTGATCCTAATGATTTTGCTGCCCTGCATGAATCGATGTCAGATGCATTGGTTCTAAATATTGAAGAAAAAAATTATTACCGGCTCCGTGCCGATCAAAACGATGACCAGTATTTGCATGATTTGTCGGCAACCTGTCGTTCTGTTTTAAGGGAGTTAAAGCATTATGATGTCATCAAAGATTATCTTCTTGAATTATGCCAGTACTATTGTGATTTACAGATTCACAAGCATGTGGTGAAGGAGGAACGGGTGCCCCGTCTGGAAAAATGGTTTCACCGCTATCAAGACGAGCTGCCTGAAATGGAATGGTATGAGTTTTCAGCCTGCTCCGGTTCGACATTGGGGATTTTTTGTTTAATTTCCTATGCGATGCGAGAAGACTTCAAGGTGAGCGATGCTGAAAATATCCGTAAGGGATATTTTCCTTATATTCAAGGATTACATATTCTTTTAGATTATTTTATTGACCAGGAGGAGGACATTGCTGGAGGCGATTTAAATTTCTGCTCCTATTATAAAAGTGAGGAGACCCTTTTCAATCGCTTAAAGCATTTTGTTTTGGAAGCTGATAAGCATACGGAATACCTGCCGCACAAAAAATTCCACCAGTTGATCAATCGCGGCTTGTTAGGAATCTACCTTTCGGATTCGAAGGTTCGCAAGCAGAAAAATGTCCGAAAGCTGGCAAAAGGTATCATTAAATCCGGAGGATGGATCAGCTATTTCTTTTATTTCAATGGACTTGCCTACCGCTCGTTTCAAAAATCAGTTCCATCGTTTGTAACGAGATTATTGGCAAAATAA